A genomic window from Yarrowia lipolytica chromosome 1D, complete sequence includes:
- a CDS encoding uncharacterized protein (Compare to YALI0D01375g, no similarity), with the protein MCGPSRNSMGNVVCQIHSLPETQARLPNMSIHMDKKSLSYKVEPSLFSKPLCFEIMTSGDLSLDHSKHSTLHTFLLPVSNSGTGVLVSEVDPTTVVGRGGRLKWGDEVLGDGVIGWN; encoded by the coding sequence ATGTGCGGACCCTCAAGAAACTCCATGGGAAACGTGGTATGCCAGATCCACAGTCTTCCCGAAACCCAGGCTCGACTGCCAAACATGTCTATCCATATGGACAAGAAGAGTCTCAGTTACAAAGTCGAGCCCAGTCTTTTTTCGAAGCCGCTGTGTTTCGAAATCATGACCTCCGGTGATCTATCTCTCGACCACTCGAAGCACTCTACTCTACATACCTTTCTACTGCCGGTCAGCAACAGTGGAACGGGAGTACTTGTGTCTGAAGTGGATCCCACGACTGTAGTGggaagaggagggagaTTGAAGTGGGGAGACGAGGtgcttggagatggagtcATTGGGTGGAATTAA
- a CDS encoding uncharacterized protein (Compare to YALI0D01485g, similar to CA5667|IPF1259 Candida albicans IPF1259 Conserved hypothetical protein, similar to Saccharomyces cerevisiae TRM12 (YML005W); ancestral locus Anc_2.302), producing the protein MQLFISPSKRDIKAVKTELEKRELFDKTTGVISHDGSMFVATTVTEGGRETSDGFVEITDPSINVSSECKYFVRERSPDQKHPSITDDMPKRYTIYGSMALFTAGSFAGWEKTKIQRALTEWLKDKPGVTHVAVNSPISKQQNVIRHPGITRLVGDWGPYPADHPMLYDHPTSEDFHNAYWVTTTQNDIKQCWAPMYTMFSRGNIKEKARVLNSPIFKSSSNSLVVDLYCGIGYFFLSYAQLKPRLILGWDINAWSIEGLRRGAQLAKLSLQVVKEGEKPDWSKVGPPGTTHAIVFNESNEKAVERIEELRRFNETTTMEALPLTHINMGLLPDCKQAWGTATSLAQSGVTTYHVHENVAMNEIEEFTRERGKVFGKHLHTEMVKTFAPGVGHIVWDFIST; encoded by the coding sequence ATGCAGCTCTTTATATCCCCGTCTAAACGCGATATAAAAGCTGTCAAAACGGAACTTGAGAAGCGggagctgtttgacaaAACCACTGGAGTGATATCTCATGATGGAAGCATGTTTGTGGCTACCACTGTGACGGAAGGGGGGAGAGAAACAAGTGACGGGTTCGTTGAAATCACTGATCCGTCGATAAACGTTTCCTCGGAGTGCAAATACTTTGTCCGCGAGAGATCTCCAGATCAAAAACACCCCTCTATAACCGACGACATGCCAAAGAGATACACGATATACGGCTCCATGGCTCTCTTCACAGCTGGCTCTTTTGCTGGCTGGGAAAAAACCAAGATCCAGCGCGCTTTGACGGAATGGTTGAAAGATAAGCCTGGAGTGACCCATGTAGCTGTCAACAGTCCGATTTCTAAGCAACAAAACGTGATTCGGCATCCTGGAATCACCCGGTTAGTCGGAGATTGGGGTCCGTATCCTGCTGATCACCCTATGCTGTACGACCATCCGACTTCTGAAGACTTCCACAACGCCTACTGGGTCACCACTACTCAGAATGATATCAAACAGTGCTGGGCTCCTATGTACACCATGTTCAGTCGGGGCAACATCAAAGAGAAGGCTCGAGTATTGAACTCGCCGATATTCAAGTCCTCTTCCAATTCTCTGGTGGTTGATTTGTATTGTGGAATCGGCTACTTCTTTCTGTCGTACGCACAACTCAAGCCGAGGCTCATTCTAGGATGGGACATCAATGCCTGGTCCATCGAGGGGCTGAGAAGGGGAGCTCAGCTGGCCAAGTTGAGTCTTCAAGTGGTCAAGGAGGGAGAAAAGCCGGACTGGAGCAAGGTGGGACCTCCAGGAACTACACATGCCATTGTCTTCAATGAGTCCAATGAGAAGGCCGTTGAGAGAATTGAAGAGCTAAGGAGGTTCAATGAGACAACGACTATGGAAGCTCTACCTCTGACACACATCAACATGGGTCTGCTACCAGACTGTAAGCAGGCATGGGGCACTGCGACGTCTCTGGCGCAGTCAGGGGTCACTACTTATCATGTTCATGAGAACGTCGCTATGAACGAGATTGAAGAGTTTACCAGGGAAAGGGGGAAGGTGTTTGGAAAGCATTTGCATACGGAGATGGTAAAAACGTTTGCTCCAGGAGTAGGACATATTGTGTGGGATTTCATAAGTACTTGA
- a CDS encoding uncharacterized protein (Compare to YALI0D01419g, no similarity) — protein MPKSISDASFHDLHDPHGLLLYHMSRTKVFKNGRRSCFRCRRMKVRCTFDTGEVCTRCAKSNTRCFFEHEVAPVRNSQRQWPPQEQTDKARARQMAILDKPPSGIFLRAFREPSHSLQIERVRALYNETAALLEQVSGGKITHPGLFDPNPESPGSISALHNNCNVLKDLFTLGHTSYDQCRELFHAYTPKFWGLRFYDLSRDFDTALERYPLTLLGALVILCNPKAAASPSSEVAHYYRQLQRTLGHHFRVAISRRVIVAEHIDADIINSVSLVLAWHTHMFEETSSPATGHMIMSIFNHCMAAAAEMGTLKTEETPLKGPPSTFAHPGSEGQFSPVRANPRAFLHSFLMSTVCGISFPRYRIYSWSVQLGNCLAFLSGPDASLEDILVCHVARVVAIGRETVSVLGEGQKSLGQPKPLFQAPVAPEAVIVTVETMEAKLKAQVNNFQSHPQYRSCAPDVMMAADFVEKSMLLSLYEDAVDLIYTSKLENTGPLETIILKTARVTDQIINLYEAVVQAEPLVSSYYTYKILSIFMGYVKVEYYTKTLLYNKLYNKAQGDFPPICQSQLHSYMGRLERAYAVLQPFTLSPKQTMAIEKVKAYLAFYDTHGFPSEVGDVNAKDNASVSHHPISSVVSGAKTKTMDGEGIGNGHGSGAPGLPSGALQGSDWIPFVDGEKRDSTILGYL, from the coding sequence ATGCCGAAATCAATCTCCGATGCCAGCTTTCACGACCTTCACGACCCTCacggcctcctcctctacCACATGAGTCGCACCAAGGTCTTCAAGAACGGCCGGCGAAGCTGCTTCCGATGCCGCCGCATGAAAGTGCGCTGCACCTTCGACACCGGCGAGGTCTGTACCCGCTGTGCAAAGTCCAACACGCGCTGCTTCTTTGAACATGAAGTTGCGCCCGTCAGAAACTCACAACGACAATGGCCGCCCCAGGAACAAACGGATAAGGCGCGCGCCCGCCAGATGGCCATTCTCGACAAACCGCCGTCTGGCATCTTCCTCAGAGCCTTCCGAGAACCGTCTCATAGCTTACAGATCGAGCGAGTCCGTGCCCTGTACAACGAGACGGCTGCACTGCTGGAACAGGTCAGCGGTGGCAAAATCACCCACCCGGGGCTGTTTGATCCTAACCCAGAAAGCCCCGGATCAATTTCAGCTCTCCACAACAACTGTAACGTCCTCAAAGACCTGTTTACTCTCGGACACACCTCCTACGACCAGTGCCGAGAACTGTTTCATGCATACACCCCAAAGTTCTGGGGACTGCGGTTCTACGATCTCTCACGAGACTTTGACACGGCGCTCGAACGATACCCTTTGACTCTACTTGGAGCTCTAGTGATTTTGTGTAACCCCAAGGCGGCTGCTTCTCCCTCTTCAGAAGTGGCCCACTACTACAGACAGTTACAACGGACTCTGGGACACCATTTTCGGGTGGCGATTTCACGCCGAGTAATTGTAGCCGAGCATATTGATGCGGATATCATCAACTCCGTGTCTCTGGTGTTGGCATGGCATACTCACATGTTTGAAGAGACTTCTAGTCCAGCCACTGGACACATGATCATGTCGATTTTCAACCACTGTATGGCTGCGGCTGCCGAAATGGGCACGCTCAAGACAGAGGAGACGCCGCTCAAGGGCCCACCTTCGACGTTTGCCCATCCTGGCTCTGAAGGACAGTTTTCACCGGTACGGGCCAACCCTCGAGCATTTTTGCATTCCTTCCTCATGAGCACCGTTTGCGGCATCAGTTTTCCACGATATCGCATTTACTCGTGGTCTGTACAGCTAGGTAACTGTTTGGCCTTTCTTTCTGGCCCTGACGCTTCTTTAGAGGATATTCTAGTCTGTCACGTTGCTAGAGTGGTTGCTATTGGACGCGAAACAGTATCGGTTCTGGGAGAAGGCCAAAAGTCGCTCGGACAGCCCAAGCCGCTGTTCCAAGCACCAGTGGCGCCCGAAGCAGTAATTGTCACAGTCGAAACCATGGAAGCCAAACTCAAGGCACAGGTCAACAACTTCCAGTCGCATCCGCAGTACCGATCGTGCGCCCCTGACGTGATGATGGCCGCGGACTTTGTGGAAAAATCCATGCTTCTGAGTCTTTACGAAGACGCTGTGGATTTGATATACACCAGCAAACTCGAAAACACGGGCCCCTTGGAAACCATCATCCTCAAGACGGCCCGTGTAACCGACCAGATCATCAATTTGTACGAGGCTGTGGTCCAGGCTGAACCCCTGGTCTCTTCCTATTATACCTACAAGATTCTGTCCATTTTCATGGGCTATGTCAAGGTGGAGTACTACACAAAGACGCTGCTTTACAACAAGTTGTACAACAAGGCGCAGGGCGACTTCCCACCCATCTGCCAGTCGCAATTGCACTCGTACATGGGCCGTCTGGAGCGTGCTTATGCCGTTTTACAGCCCTTCACCCTGTCTCCTAAGCAGACCATGGCCATAGAGAAAGTCAAGGCGTATTTGGCCTTCTACGACACACATGGGTTCCCTAGCGAGGTGGGCGATGTCAATGCGAAGGACAATGCTTCTGTATCTCATCATCCTATTTCCAGTGTGGTTTCAGGTGCCAAAACGAAGACTATGGATGGAGAGGGGATTGGCAATGGGCACGGCTCAGGGGCCCCCGGCTTGCCCTCGGGGGCTCTTCAAGGCAGCGATTGGATTCCGTTTGTGGACGGCGAGAAGCGGGACTCCACGATTCTCGGTTATTTGTAG
- a CDS encoding uncharacterized protein (Compare to YALI0D01507g, no similarity) gives MRGETGLGESNEAIVFVRVYPEMFIRAHSTPDGQVVVKHKNRYSNGTRTIPCDLTNYGKLVDPLLASKVIYTCTLCTLFASYYVVATVC, from the coding sequence ATGCGCGGAGAAACCGGACTCGGTGAATCTAATGAGGCGATTGTGTTCGTTCGTGTGTATCCGGAGATGTTCATTAGAGCACACAGTACACCAGACGGACAAGTGGTAGTCAAGCACAAGAACAGGTACTCGaacggtactcgtaccatACCATGCGACTTGACGAACTATGGCAAGTTGGTTGATCCCCTGTTGGCCTCAAAGGTGATCTACACTTGCACCTTGTGTACACTTTTTGCTTCTTACTATGtggtagctacagtatgttgA
- a CDS encoding uncharacterized protein (Compare to YALI0D01353g, weakly similar to DEHA0B08833g Debaryomyces hansenii), whose product MARKTDPNRKVIRRSRGGCHRCKGAKIKCDETKPTCANCEKAGVACDYSLKLMWGGRQSKPKGSGESILSFSDTGGDTAASDTNTDPAAASDTSSSGFVSYDPKAKKQKKSSQKKAAPQQPPASTSLTNHYVSKRIQDIDTVFQAAPAQKKVKLDKFIINNGRRNLPPQPAQVQQQPIQQQQHHKHHASMSTSMSPPNSFLSTSPTFLSTSPHGIYQNPNLNISHGSSIGNGMTHDSPDSTASLSSYGPVSPAANAPWRSPVPSTTSPFRSPATGYTQPVLPSTTTPSTEVKEEDNLEMDIDPSPISLDSFFGPGFDDLDFSRDLDIVEETYPEMSRDRAPAFYSALIKSAGSPFYEGAPTTSSTSSGSSEEDDDRIHSIPTNPLFAPDLLLEIPFYRDLFQFYFHRTAKLLIPTPDIYYNNPFMTILPRIALSTPHLLSLLLAYSASHRAKVLKQEMPSEMIGNLLGRTFKGLSVCLEDKKEAMSDSTLATAIMLCSFEILSETGASSWKTHLHGAREIVMGRGIIRQKTQAMAAQEAEMDAKNSSNPLALLNGSDVSETDVAFFLLRWVAYIDVLGALSSARATSVLDGQNQNISEMWSVSSWNRARAKSMVSGQCADTLLPDDQIDFFLGFDVAMVPAFAKIADLSRQRRLMGSRDPSREFLNEARSIEAIVKECHTGGQRRRIRLLSDSLHNDILASTSLMNPSQLQGNYTTLCAVNSAFCFAALIHLYRRVLHLPQNSLPVLEAIEGLTLILERDIPPSSGAEMCLSFPIFSAGCEVPAGDLRERFKKRMLMSRTAEHTLITKAQLIIQECWRTGESWTKLMEDRGWNQVIM is encoded by the coding sequence ATGGCGCGCAAAACGGACCCCAACCGAAAAGTGATTCGCCGGAGTCGCGGTGGTTGTCACCGCTGTAAGGGCGCCAAAATCAAGTGCGACGAAACCAAACCAACCTGTGCCAATTGCGAGAAGGCCGGGGTGGCCTGTGACTACTCGCTCAAGCTCATGTGGGGCGGCCGACAGAGCAAACCCAAGGGCTCGGGAGAGTCCATTCTCAGCTTCTCAGATACCGGGGGAGATACCGCTGccagtgacacaaacacagatCCCGCGGCCGCCAgcgacaccagcagcagcgggTTTGTATCATACGAccccaaggccaagaagcagaagaagagctcgcagaagaaggccgcTCCGCAACAGCCACCGGCCAGCACATCGCTCACCAACCACTACGTGTCCAAACGCATCCAGGACATTGACACAGTATTCCAGGCTGCTCCGGCCCAAAAGAAGGTGAAACTCGATAAGTTCATTATCAATAACGGCCGCCGAAATTTGCCACCACAgccagcacaagtacagcaaCAACCGAtacaacagcagcaacatcacAAACACCATGCATCAATGTCCACGTCCATGTCGCCACCAAACTCGTTTCTGTCCACGTCACCGACGTTCTTGTCTACATCCCCTCATGGCATCTACCAGAACCCCAACCTCAACATAAGCCATGGATCGAGTATTGGAAACGGCATGACCCATGACAGTCCGGACTCTACAGCCTCGCTGAGCTCCTATGGACCCGTCTCTCCAGCCGCAAACGCGCCTTGGAGATCGCCAGTGCCTTCTACCACCTCTCCATTCAGAAGCCCTGCCACCGGCTACACCCAGCCTGTCTTACCATCCACTACCACCCCTTCCACTGAGGTTAAGGAAGAAGACAACCTCGAAATGGACATTGACCCTTCACCAATCAGCCTGGACTCCTTCTTTGGCCCGGGCTTCGACGACCTCGACTTCTCACGCGACCTCGACATTGTCGAAGAAACATACCCCGaaatgtcacgtgaccgcgCGCCTGCGTTCTACAGCGCACTCATCAAGTCTGCGGGCTCGCCATTTTATGAAGGAGCGCCCACGACCTCTTCCACGTCGTCAGGCTCGtcggaagaagatgacgatAGAATCCACTCCATCCCTACTAACCCTCTGTTTGCTCCGGATTTATTGTTGGAGATTCCCTTCTACAGAGACCTGTTCCAGTTCTACTTCCATAGAACTGCTAAACTACTTATTCCAACACCGGACATTTACTACAATAACCCGTTCATGACAATTCTTCCCCGAATTGCCCTATCCACGCCCCACTTGTTGTCTCTGCTTCTGGCTTATTCTGCTTCTCACCGAGCGAAGGTCCTAAAACAGGAGATGCCCAGTGAGATGATTGGTAACCTGCTTGGCCGGACGTTCAAGGGCCTCTCGGTGTGCctggaggacaagaaggaggcaaTGAGCGATTCCACGCTCGCCACTGCCATCATGCTGTGTTCGTTTGAGATTCTTAGCGAAACGGGTGCAAGTAGTTGGAAAACGCATTTGCATGGCGCTCGAGAAATTGTCATGGGTCGGGGAATCATCCGTCAAAAGACACAGGCGATGGCTGCTCAAGAGGCCGAAATGGATGCCAAAAATAGCAGTAATCCTTTGGCGCTGCTGAATGGCTCAGATGTGTCTGAGACTGATGTGGCGTTCTTCCTCCTGCGATGGGTCGCGTACATTGACGTACTGGGCGCTCTTTCCAGTGCCAGAGCAACGTCggttcttgatggccagaaccagaacaTTTCCGAAATGTGGTCTGTGTCCTCTTGGAACCGAGCGCGTGCCAAGAGTATGGTTTCGGGCCAGTGTGCAGACACGCTGTTGCCGGACGACCAGATTGACTTCTTCCTGGGCTTTGACGTGGCTATGGTGCCTGCATTTGCCAAAATTGCAGATCTGTCGCGCCAGCGGCGGCTCATGGGCTCACGCGACCCTTCACGTGAATTTTTGAACGAGGCCCGGTCCATTGAGGCTATAGTTAAGGAGTGTCATACAGGTGGACAGCGGAGACGTATCAGGTTGCTCAGTGATAGTCTGCACAATGATATCCTTGCATCCACGTCTCTGATGAACCCCAGTCAGCTCCAGGGCAACTACACGACTCTGTGTGCTGTGAACTCTGCCTTTTGTTTTGCGGCTTTGATTCACCTGTACAGGCGAGTATTGCATCTGCCCCAGAACTCGCTGCCTGTTTTGGAGGCCATTGAGGGTCTGACATTGATTTTGGAGCGAGATATTCCTCCATCTAGTGGTGCAGAAATGTGCCTGTCTTTCCCCATTTTCTCAGCTGGATGTGAAGTTCCTGCAGGAGATCTGAGAGAGCGGTTCAAGAAGCGTATGTTGATGAGCCGCACGGCGGAGCATACATTGATTACCAAGGCCCAGTTGATTATTCAAGAGTGTTGGAGGACAGGAGAGAGTTGGACGAAGTTGATGGAGGATAGGGGCTGGAATCAAGTGATTATGTAG
- a CDS encoding uncharacterized protein (Compare to YALI0D01441g, no similarity): MTEQRQQDRPGMPLMATLNHSLQHGFSPIQLSQQQQPQHLDPPCSSCNKLMINCISITSDGPCEHCRAGNIECKLPKMQSQSQWGSNTNSPSVTRHPTVPASPAHPLPPGGATAAPVPGPQTLQNVPGSAQAPPQLGTSSQPPPVSQTHPDYTSPLSGSSGTPAPTTPLPPLHNIINIDKINTTLDTSSTGQTEPNRLISSQADFLTVTCKEVPIESLDDITNSGLSQEEQCQLLQAMLKRCSAYVKSITGLPLNSKSHLPLQWRYVDPESMREGNIVYRLLQLGILPSETFCRDALTIFRGNFCPSNYVSEKITFEHLLEHRPTLLLLYITLGTRDNLEHMELLKYYLDEHIAYCAFVKGDLSSEIIIALAEMLYFMGYQTYLYKFHHLLRLYLASIMVVDYSLEPDCILGDNMAHKRWELRAVVGSNAMATCVGLMLPKFRTVPWSPRHMDYAKLLREQACDPVDYFLERIAAVAQMSMDVINALDSISDPSCAEGGYLSPIPKDILLNVVSPLEAAFEREAAQLRKDADAGLLHMEHVAILESLHSRSYMYLFETTMLRATPKTRKNNAFVYYLGRQIRVASEMIRRFVCYSYCSNLRLPVLISFIPLHALVSLSKAQILSHTMGGHFKVDLRGNLEILQESWTRMLDAQSSSRCLQYAFEKVVSSVEKVVENGEKMAPSEENIDDLFGDSSHGNYWVSIEDTFTYDEDPVSVYLHGLGDRALDFGERS; this comes from the coding sequence atgaCGGAACAGAGACAACAGGACCGACCAGGCATGCCTCTGATGGCAACTCTCAACCACTCCCTCCAACATGGCTTCTCGCCGATCCAGCTGTcgcaacagcaacagcccCAGCACCTGGATCCGCCTTGCTCGTCCTGCAACAAACTCATGATCAACTGCATTTCCATCACTTCAGATGGGCCCTGTGAGCACTGTCGAGCAGGAAACATCGAGTGCAAGCTGCCAAAGAtgcagagccagagccagtggGGatcaaacacaaacagtcCGTCAGTGACAAGACATCCAACTGTGCCTGCCTCACCAGCACATCCACTTCCACCAGGAGGTGCTACAGCAGCGCCCGTCCCGGGCCCGCAAACACTTCAAAATGTGCCTGGGTCCGCACAAGCTCCGCCTCAGTTGGGCACTAgttctcaacctcctccagtgTCGCAAACCCACCCAGACTACACAAGCCCACTCTCGGGAAGCTCGGGAACTCCAGCCCCCACTACTCCTCTTCCGCCTCTACacaacatcatcaacatcGATAAAATCAACACAACATTAGACACGTCGTCCACTGGCCAAACGGAACCCAACCGACTCATTTCCTCGCAGGCAGACTTTCTCACCGTCACGTGCAAAGAGGTTCCCATCGAATCTCTCGATGATATCACAAACTCGGGCCTGTCACAGGAAGAACAGTGTCAACTGCTGCAGGCGATGTTGAAACGATGCTCAGCATACGTCAAGAGTATCACCGGACTGCCGCTCAACTCGAAGTCACATCTGCCACTCCAGTGGCGATATGTGGATCCGGAATCCATGAGAGAAGGAAACATTGTCTATAGACTACTGCAGCTCGGCATCCTTCCGTCTGAAACCTTCTGTAGAGACGCCCTGACCATCTTCAGAGGCAACTTTTGCCCATCGAACTACGTGTCGGAAAAGATCACCTTTGAGCACCTGTTGGAACATAGACCGACTCTGCTGTTGCTCTACATTACGCTAGGAACTCGTGACAATCTCGAACACATGGAACTGCTCAAGTACTACCTAGATGAGCATATTGCCTACTGCGCGTTCGTCAAGGGCGATCTGTCGAGTGAAATCATCATTGCTCTAGCGGAAATGCTCTACTTTATGGGTTATCAGACGTATCTTTACAAGTTCCACCATCTTCTGCGTCTCTATTTGGCGTCAATCATGGTTGTGGATTACTCGTTGGAACCCGACTGCATTCTGGGTGACAATATGGCACATAAACGGTGGGAGCTGCGGGCTGTTGTGGGCTCCAACGCCATGGCTACCTGTGTTGGACTGATGCTGCCCAAGTTCCGAACCGTcccttggtctcctcgACACATGGACTATGCAAAGCTGTTGCGAGAACAGGCCTGTGATCCCGTGGATTACTTTCTGGAGCGAATTGCTGCCGTCGCGCAGATGTCTATGGACGTGATCAACGCCCTGGACTCGATTTCTGATCCTTCTTGTGCTGAGGGAGGTTACTTGTCGCCCATTCCAAAGGATATTCTGTTGAATGTGGTGTCACCTCTCGAAGCAGCCTTTGAACGGGAAGCTGCTCAGCTGAGAAAGGACGCAGACGCTGGACTACTGCATATGGAGCACGTGGCTATACTTGAGTCACTGCATTCTCGGTcgtacatgtacttgtttgAGACTACCATGCTGCGTGCCACTCCCAAGACTCGCAAGAACAATGCTTTTGTGTACTATCTAGGACGACAGATTCGGGTGGCTTCTGAGATGATTCGACGATTTGTTTGTTACTCTTATTGTTCTAACCTGCGTCTTCCTGTGCTCATTTCGTTTATCCCCTTGCATGCTCTTGTTTCTTTGTCAAAAGCCCAGATTCTGAGTCACACTATGGGAGGCCATTTCAAGGTGGACCTTCGAGGCAACCTGGAGATTCTTCAGGAGTCGTGGACACGTATGCTGGACGCCCAGTCGAGTTCTCGGTGTCTCCAGTATGCCTTTGAGAAGGTAGTTTCTTcagtggagaaggtggtggagaacgGTGAAAAGATGGCTCCTTCGGAGGAGAATATTGATGATCTTTTTGGTGACAGCAGCCACGGCAACTATTGGGTCTCTATTGAGGATACTTTCACCTATGATGAAGATCCCGTTAGTGTCTACTTGCATGGTCTGGGGGATAGAGCCTTGGACTTTGGTGAGCGATCGTAG
- a CDS encoding uncharacterized protein (Compare to YALI0D01463g, some similarities with uniprot|P53968 Saccharomyces cerevisiae YNL027w CRZ1 calcineurin responsive zinc- finger, similar to Saccharomyces cerevisiae CRZ1 (YNL027W); ancestral locus Anc_2.303) produces MSNTGDPLQEVFESFDPKDYYLFDTSTNPTKQQQDPNSIQPHQQPPLSGLPHNVNTSGFDDSTSIINANTPSPLQAGSVSPQPQQMDFLSPQDFRFASFDDPQSFLNPYDLQTQPATDFLLPISQPGHHRANSHSSDTSAAPSPQQFHSPYAASPVNPDEYAAEMAGLPELTYGLDLNGSQSMNQMNMAVSPMAMGMPDQMNQMNHQQNNLNPPIQMNHSNSHTGLSDLNNASQGNHNINNNNGNGNSNSSHTPGVALSPSLLTPNMLSPNSSQQSYSSSPQTSQGSISSQSHQSIPMLNVEPPRDDPSRRRAHSDASHYSDRSSTPYEVPTLFPHATSSPSSQDPADLLSPGDAASIQTRRSRSRSSSTSSDVRTRDQSHSPSRSPSQGGGNRSRSNSHSRDYILELAAPTSNNKRVQKHPSTFACHLCDKRFTRSYNLRSHLRTHTDERPFVCTVCGKAFARQHDRKRHEALHSGEKKYQCQGVLADGQTPWGCGRKFARADALGRHFKTEAGRECIRLLLEEEANEKQALSGQQVPYPGDGVPSLTFSPPAEPQNEPRPQQPVIFPAALLQKYPVLLNHLNED; encoded by the coding sequence ATGTCAAATACCGGAGATCCTCTTCAAGAGGTCTTTGAGTCATTCGACCCCAAAGATTACTATCTGTTCGacacctccaccaaccccacaAAACAGCAACAGGACCCCAACTCGATACAACCGCACCAGCAACCGCCGCTTTCTGGTCTCCCACACAACGTCAACACCTCGGGCTTTGACGACTCCACTTCCATAATCAACGCAAACACCCCCTCCCCGCTTCAGGCAGGCTCCGTGTCTCCACAACCCCAGCAGATGGACTTTCTGTCCCCCCAGGATTTCCGTTTCGCCTCCTTCGACGACCCCCAGTCTTTTCTGAATCCCTACGACCTCCAGACACAGCCGGCCACCGACTTTCTGTTACCCATCTCGCAGCCTGGACACCACCGAGCCAACTCGCACTCCTCAGACACCTCGGCGGCTCCCTCCCCGCAGCAGTTTCATTCCCCGTACGCCGCGTCTCCTGTCAACCCCGACGAATACGCCGCAGAAATGGCAGGATTGCCCGAACTGACCTACGGACTCGATCTCAACGGCTCGCAAAGCATGAACCAGATGAATATGGCAGTATCACCTATGGCTATGGGAATGCCGGATCAGATGAACCAGATGAACCATCAGCAAAACAATCTGAATCCGCCCATCCAGATGaaccacagcaacagtcACACCGGCCTGTCTGACCTCAACAACGCTAGCCAGGGTAACCACAATATCAACAAtaacaacggcaacggcaacagcaacagtagCCACACCCCCGGTGTTGCGCTGTCGCCCTCGCTGCTGACCCCAAACATGCTGTCTCCAAACAGCTCACAGCagtcgtactcgtcgtcgCCGCAGACGTCCCAGGGCTCCATCTCGTCGCAGAGCCATCAGTCTATCCCCATGCTCAATGTGGAGCCTCCACGTGACGACCCGTCCCGCCGACGTGCTCACTCCGACGCCTCGCACTACTCGGACCGGTCGTCGACGCCCTACGAGGTACCCACGCTCTTCCCCCACGCCACCTCGTCGCCGTCGTCGCAGGACCCCGCTGACTTGCTGTCTCCCGGCGACGCAGCAAGCATACAGACGCGTCGAAGCCGTAGCCGCTCGTCGTCGACGTCTTCGGACGTGCGGACTCGTGACCAGTCTCACTCGCCCTCCCGATCGCCCAGCCAAGGCGGAGGCAACCGTTCGCGCTCAAACTCTCACTCGCGAGACTACATTCTCGAGCTGGCGGCTCCCACGTCCAACAACAAGCGTGTGCAGAAACACCCCTCCACTTTTGCGTGCCATCTGTGTGACAAACGGTTCACCAGATCGTACAACCTGCGGTCTCATTTGCGAACTCATACTGATGAACGTCCATTTGTGTGCACTGTCTGTGGCAAGGCGTTTGCGCGTCAACACGACCGAAAACGACACGAGGCTCTTCATtctggagagaagaagtacCAGTGTCAGGGAGTATTGGCAGACGGGCAAACTCCGTGGGGTTGTGGACGCAAGTTTGCGCGTGCAGACGCTCTGGGACGACATTTCAAGACCGAAGCCGGTCGGGAGTGTATccggctgctgctggaagaagaggccAACGAAAAACAGGCGCTTTCGGGCCAGCAGGTTCCCTATCCTGGCGATGGAGTTCCTTCCTTGACTTTTAGTCCGCCTGCTGAGCCTCAGAACGAGCCCCGGCCTCAGCAGCCCGTCATTTTCCCGGCCGCTCTGCTCCAAAAATACCCCGTGTTGCTGAACCACTTGAACGAGGACTAA